cttctataacggtatttgaatgtttggtttgttaaatgtgatatgccgtgtgtaacgtccatttttatagtttacacCTTCTACTTGAGTCATCCTTCTCCGCTCTCTATATCTAtgccgctttccacacagacGTAGCCACGCCCcttgtcactcaaggagcgcatttgttgttgcttgaccacgagacacttctgttcagtctgcatggtcaatccagcacatgcaacaatgttgatgacaacgatgTTATTTCCACTTGTCTTCTTAATTTAAATCCACaagcgttctataattacacAATTAGTTTAagttacatctgcaaacagctacaTTGTCTTTTCTTAGCACGTTTTAGCTAAATCCTGTTAGCTGCTAATCGCTATTTAGCtggcagtgtggaaattatcTAAAATGAGTGgaggaaatgcagaaattgacGAAAATGCAGGAAATCATTTTAGGTTGAAGTtaaattgaacagtataaaacaatcagaaggAAGAAAGACCCATTAAAATCAcgtagaatgtatgtgttgccaccgtAGCATcacgcactactcataaagcaaatgtcgaacttttattatttaaaaaataaattaaaaatagtaaaataccagcaacactaAAAACTACTGTGATATGATATGtgggccatatcgcccagccataCTACTTCTGTTTGCAGACTTTACATCAGAATTTTTACTTTCCCTTCCTGTAGGAGAGCAACCCTTACGCATGTCTGTGCTTTTACTGGGAGCCCATCAACAGGCAGGTATGTGCTTCATTTTACCTCTTAAAATGTAGCCTACTTGTCAACCCATTGTTTTAATGTCTTCAAATATCTTCGATTTTCAAAAACACATTGTGATGTGGTTTTTTAATTAATTAACTAATGCAGGATGACACTGAATTTGCTGTACAGTAGTTGGCACTACccttgagaatgtgtgtgtgcagatcCGTATCGAGGGCAATGTGGAGAGAATCCCCTACCAGAGCTCCTGTGACTACTTCCACTCCCGGCCCAAGAGTAGCCAGATCGGGGCCATTGTGAGCAGACAAAGCACTGCCGTCCCTGACAGAAATGTAAGAACCAGTCCATGCTACTCCACTGTATTATTGCCATCCACCATTGAGGGTCTTATTCCCTCAAAATTAGGGAAATTAATGAAATATGTTCAATCTGGGCAATTCCAGGCCAGGATAgcccaaaaatattttggggtATTGCAGATTGTTCTGCCAATTTTCACATAGAAACttcattgggaggaaggatgCTTGACATGTATGACAAACATTTTTTTTGAAAATGATAATGAAATTGGCTATTTTAggtccttttggtaggccatcattgtaaataagaatttgttcttaactgactcgtctagttaaatgaataaaaataataatatacacagtaaaaaataaatgtgaatgtgcaatcctaaaggagggctgtgattggtaATGACCTATAATATACATGTCTATGTATTACATTTGTCTTTTCTTCAATGGTACCagagagcccactctggaaatTGTATGTGTTTGAAGAGGATATTATTCCAAACGATGTATCAAAAAGGGTACTTTTGAGATATTCATGTTGTTtatgttgaataaatgaatgttaaacattttatttcagaATCTCGAAATACTCCATACTTGAAAGCACACTGTAAAGaagtataatgacaccaagatgtttTCGTATCATGTATGGTTCACggatcatagggtcttacaggaggcatgtacagtatacagttgaagtcggaagtttacatacaccttagccaaatacgtttaaactcagttttgcacaatttttgacatttaatcctattaaaaattccctgtcttaggtcagttaggctcaccactttattttaagaatgggaaatgtcagaataatagcagagagaatgattcatttcagcttttatttgttttatcacattcccagtgggtcagatgtttacgtacactcgattagtatttgatagcattgcctttaaattgattatcttgggtcaaatgtttcgggtagccttccacaagcttcccacaataagatgggtgaattttgacccattcctcctgacaaagctggtgtaactgagtcaggtttgactcagttccttgctcgcacacactttttcagttctgcccacacatgttctatgggattgaggtcagggctttgtgatggccactccgataccttgactttgttgtccttaagccattttgccacaaccttgaaagtatgcttggggtcattgtctatttggaagaaccatttgcgaccaagctttaacttcctgactgatgtcttgagatgttgcttcaatatatccacataattttcctccctcatgatgccatctattttgtgaagttcaccagtccctcctgcagcaaagcactcccacaacatgatgctgccacccccgtgcttcatggttgggatggtgttcttcggcttgcaaacctccccattttgtggagtggttgaaatttgtggagtggttttacagttgaagttggaagtttacatacacttaggttggagtcattaaaactagtttttcaaaggGCCTAAAATGACCACTTTCCTTTCATCATGATAAAAATAAAGAGTGATATGTATGAGCctgtcaaaaaaataaaaaataaagagtgATATGTATGAGCCTGTCAAATGTAAAAGCCTGTcaaaacatccttcctcccaatgaagtttctctgtgagaattgccagaatcTGAGATACACAAAATATTCTTGGTCTGTCCTGGCGTGGAATCGCCCATTTGACGGTTTTGTTTCACTCTGCAGTACCTGAGACAGAAAAATGTGGAGCTGGAGGAAAAGTACAAGGACACAGATGTCCCAATGCCTGACTATTGGTTAGTATTACTATCAAATCACCAGGAATTCTACATGACTTTGCCATGCCAAACCTGTGCAGTAAGTGGTCTTATCATGCAAGCCTGTTCTTGTTTTTGCCTGTCTCCAACAGGGGAGGCTATATCGTCAAGCCTTACATGATAGAGTTCTGGCAGGGTCAGACCAACAGGCTACATGACCGTATTGTTTTCACACGGCCGAAAAATGGAGAGAGTGTTCTAGAAGAGCATCAACATCATGCTGAGGCGGGCTGGGTGTACCAGAGGCTATCCCCTTGACAAGGACGGTTAGGGGAAATGGACTAAAGAGCAGGCTGGAGATTAGGGCTAGCGTACAACTCACTCCTGATGTCAACATCATCAATCAAACCACCATTATTTCAATACATGAGGAACACTTTGATGTTGAATAACTAAGTGCTATATGATGTGTATCTTATTAAGCCATAATTTGCTGTTCTGTTCAATTGGTATTGTTTTATACCAAATAAAGGAGACATTTTCTGGTTGGTTAGGAGGCCTGATTGTCTATTGTCTCCAAGGCAACAATGGAACATGATTCATGTGATGCAACTATGAACTATACAGTCTGGCACATAACCTGTGACACAAAGTTTTACTAATCTGAATATGCTATATGGAATGTTTTGCATTTTCTGACTCATGAAGTGCAAAGTCTGTCTAGTAGAGTAGTCACTGTTTGGTAATGATTGACAGAAAATCAGCAATGTGTTTCCGCAGGCCTCAACAACCTCTAGAAACTGTACTTGTAAAAAGCACAATCTCCAGTACTGTGTCAGTTATTTAACGTTCGTACATGAGTTCCATTCTATTGGAGCAAGGATAGCCTACATGGTCTGTCTAGCTGTTAATATGTCTTTTAATGGACCACATCCACAGCAGTTtctctgtcataatgtaataacGATAGTCTATTAGGCTGAAGTCCTTGTCTTGAATTTGTTATGGATTGGTTCGACGGGCAATCCGTGTCTGTGGATAAAACTGCCTTTGAAATAGACGTATGTTAAGGTATATtaaggtgtgtatatataaaggtgtgtatatatatatatatataggtacagttgaagtcggaagtttacatacacttaggttggagtcattaaaactcgtttttcaaccactccacaaatgtcttgttaacaaactatagttttggcaaggtgtttaggacatctactttgtgcataacacaagtcattttcccaacactTGTTTACAGgtaaattatttaacttataattccctgtatcacaattccagtggggcagaagtttacatgcgctaagtttactgtgcctttaaacagcttggaaaattccagaaaatatgtcatggctttagaagcttccaatagcctaattgacatcatttgagtcaattcaaggtgtacctatggatgtattttaaggcctaccttcaaaatcggtgcctctttgcttgacatcatggtaaaatcaaaagaaatcagccaagacctcagaaaaaaatctgtctggttcaagtctggttcatccttgggagcaatttccaaatgcctgaaggtaccaccttcatctgtacaaacaatagtacgcaagtataaacaccatgggaccacacagctgtcataccgctcaggaagaagatacattctgtctcctagagatgaacacttACGTTTACAtctatttttcagtttttgatttgttaaaaaagtttgaaatatccaataaatgtcgttccacttcatgattgtgtcccacttgttgttgattcttcacaaaaaaatacagttttatatctttatgtttgaagcctgaaatgtggcaaaaggtcgcaaagttcaagggggccgaatactttcacaaggcactgtagttgaatgtgctgacaaaaaaatcacacaaaaattatcaatggaaatcaaatttatcaacccatggaggtctggatttggagtcacactcaaaattaaagtggaaaaccacactacaggctgatccaactttgatgtaatgtccttaaaacaggtcaaaatgaggctcagttgtgtgtgtgtgtgtggcctccacgtgcctgtatgacctccctacaacgcctgggcatgctcctgatgtggtggcggatggtctcctgagggatctcatcccagacctggactaaagcatccgccaactcctggacagtatGTGGTGCAACAGGGGCAatggttggtggatggagcgagacaagATGTGcccaattggattcaggtctggggaacgggcgggccagtccatctTGACCAAATTGACcaaattgaccaaatacttattttccactgtaatttgcaaataaattcataaaaaatcctacaatgtgattttctggatatttttttctcattttgtctgtcatagttgaagtgcacctatgatgaaaattacaggcctctctcatctttttaagtgggagaacttgcacaattggtggctgactaaatacttttttgccccactgtatgttattTCTCTGTCCTGTGGTCCTCATCACTAAGACCATGTTCAGGGGACAACATTGAGTTCTCAGCCAGTGTGGCACGGATCGTCTTGAAGCGACCAGAGTGGGATACCTTAACATGGCGCCCTTCAGTGACCGACTTATCGACTATCTTCTCCAGTCTGGCACTGAACTGGTTGTCTGTGGGGATCTGAGAGCTGTTGGAATGCTTCTTATTCCCAGTGTTATTGCCATACTCTGGGGGGATCTTGTACAGAACCTTGACCTCAGACTTCTTGCTTGAGAAGGTCAGCTTCCACCAGCCAGGGTCAGCCACGGCACAGACAGAGACTGGAGGGGGTGCAGACTTAGGGAGGGAAAGGGCACCCGGTTTTGTCAATCAGTAATGTGGGTCTTTGTGACAGTTGCACAGCAAGAGGATTCAAGTTCAAGAGACAAAGGCAGGGGGGATTCTTGAGACAATGCTGACATGTTTCTTGTAGTTGATTGGCAGACTAAAGTGAAAATTATCCAGACCTTTAAAGctgcaaaatgtaactttttgggtgacaaATTCACATAGGAATattagttatagatctgtcattctcattgaaagcaagtgtaagaagcggtagatctgttctatgtgcgctatttgtATGATTCctattcttaagtttagtttttgcgacTTCTACTTTTGTTTTTGTACAGAAGCTTCAAACATCTGAAAATGCAGTATTttgggttattgaaaatatatttcacagcggtttcgacggtacaatgattctctacactgatTGTTtcgtcacataaactgaaatttggcaaactattcgaattttagcaaccaggaaatagcggagcaatttctgcatattgcacctttaaataAAATTGCATAAGCTGATGATGATAAACTTTTATCCTAatggtccaatgcagctgtttttacctcaatatcaaataatttcttgGTCATAATTATTTCCCTTACTGGGATtgtgggaggggaaaactgaaaactggcTGTTAttgactgtcacgttctgaccatcgttcgtgtgtgttttccttgttttagtgttggtcaggacatgagctgggtgggcattctatgttgtgtgtctggtttgtctatttctatgtttagtcggatatggttctcaatcagaggcaggtgttagtcattgtctttgattgggaaccatatttaggtagcctgttttgtgttgggttttgtgggtgattgttcctgtctttgtgtttgtggcaccagataggactgtttcggttttttcacggttcttgttttgtagattgttgtattttcatctttattaaagatggaCAAAactaaccacactgcattttggtccgcctctctttccccagaagaaaaccgttacattgaCGGAGGTTTGGAACCAGGGGTTGGAACTGGAACAAAACCGGAAAAGGTTCAGGGGACAGAACCGAAAACTGGGAACAAAAGTAATCtatactgttccggaacagaatcattattttaaaagcatgggaaccggttaattACTTTTAGCTCGCCAGCTCTGGTCCAACATGAAGCCAACTCTCTGAAGTTCAAAGATGTTCCTTCAAAGAAGCTGCTCCTccataggtataattctgtgggcctatTTCAGGTAATGCATGTCAAACAACAAGATGCCCAGTGCTTCAAGCCAAACCTCCTGCTCCaccctctctcgcgctctccaACACCCGCAAAATTTGTCGCATATCGCATCCTACACTTATAGCTTGCCCGCTCCATAGCACACTCCACTGCTCTATCTGCACTGATTGGTGAAATAATTTAATTTTGAGCTAAATGtaagaagaaaaaaatctgaaGTTTAAAAAggaacaattatttttttttttaaatttggggTCGAACCCGTTCAGAGCTTTATTTTGCTGGCCAGAACAGTGGAACGGAACCAAAAAAATatatggttctgttcagaatgaaacgattggaaaataatttaagTTCCAACCCTGTTTGGAAGtctctttgttattggtttattaactaatttaccacctggtgatgtcaccaggcaggccaaaactccatccaaccaaaacaggcagaagtttcaggcagtcttttcaaacagcttttacactaccccatagtgtggaaatatacaaaACATAAGGGTAATCGCATTTTTGACTGCACGGGCCTTTGAGTTAAGTACGACAGTCAACCTGGAGAAAGTGCTTGAAAAAATAGCTTGTTAGAGGCTTTCATCCATGCTAGATCAAACAAGGATTGGGTGATACACAAAGTTAGGCTGGATGTCACATTGATTTTTACGGCCATTTTCaaggggtcaaaggtcaaatcTGGTGAAAATGTtcatatacatttacattttagtaatttagcaggtGCTCTTATCCAGACTGacttacaggaacaattaggGTAAAGTGCctcgctcaagggcacatcgacagacttTTTCcctaataatataaatataaatacattttgctCAAATGTCCTGGAACTCTCAACAAAAACGGAATAAATTATCACACATAAACACTTAGACGATGGAATGGATGCATTAATAGTGACTTTTCATACAGCAATTGAGTCATTCCACAAAATAATGCCTTTTGcgtattttaagtagaaattgtgaaCCAATTAAATTAAAGCATGTTATATTACATAAAGTGCCCTTCAATATAAACCACATGGATAATTCAATAGATCAAATTTATTAAAgcaataaagacttgctaaagggccaaaattcagcattttgacatgtcacTCAGTGCACCcctgtgacttctaggaagattttaacccacttaacccctACATATCTCCAAGTtctcaccatcattgtaaagccctagttattttgttgctttgaaaaATCCTTTCTGAAGATTataatttatttcatgtgattcatTTAcatccctcattttaaggtcagtTACATAAACTTAACTCTTGTTTTaattaatatggtgaaactattcctttctaaatgtttttttcaaaggtaacattgaacatctaatagtcaaatcatactgtaaaagcaggtgagctgctCTTTTCtgacattttctggtgttttgtgctGAAAAACCGAGCGGGTTGAGCATaaaacatcaaccctgttacccatacagtgcctttggaaagtattcagaccacttgactatttcaacattttgttacatgacagccttattctaaaatgtattaaatattttttctccctcatcaatctacacacagtactgcataatgacaaagggaaaacaagtttttataaatgtttgctaatttatacaaaatttcaaacataaataccttatttccataactattcagaccctttactatgagactcgaaattgagctcaggtgcatcctgtttctatcgatcatccttgagatgtttctacaacttgattgaagtccacctctggtaaattcaattgatgggagaaccttccagaaggacaaccatctctgcagcactctaccaatcaggccagacggaagccactcctcagtaaaaggcacatgacagcccgcttggagttttcccaaaaatacagaaagatccttgatgaaaacatgctccagagcgctcaggacctcagactgaggcaaaggttcaccttccaacaagacaacaaccctaagcacacagccaagacaacacaggagtggcttcaggacaagttactgaatgtccttgagtggcccagccagaacctggacttgaacccaatcgaacatctctgggggGACTTAAAAAGGAGGCTGATGGATAGGGCTGCAttaattccatttatttttacgtgttatttcttacattaataGCCCAggatttttttgtgttattacatacagaacTTTCGGATATCAGAGTGGTGGTACATTACACTCTCTGCCATCTTTGATTTTACTGTTACAAAGAGACCTCATatgactacagtgccttgcaaaagtattcatcccccttggcatttttcctattttgttgagttactgtaacgatcttcttcatctga
This region of Oncorhynchus tshawytscha isolate Ot180627B linkage group LG25, Otsh_v2.0, whole genome shotgun sequence genomic DNA includes:
- the LOC112224750 gene encoding proline-rich protein 15-like protein B gives rise to the protein MQCVSVCAVADPGWWKLTFSSKKSEVKVLYKIPPEYGNNTGNKKHSNSSQIPTDNQFSARLEKIVDKSVTEGRHVKVSHSGRFKTIRATLAENSMLSPEHGLSDEDHRTEK
- the LOC112224150 gene encoding pyridoxine-5'-phosphate oxidase; this encodes MRRIPSCSTLKNISEIGQYFHPHASLTACCRALFSRSFCTKSTSGSTTMDLSGMRKKYKGDEECFEENQLVSLDPIKQFGDWFDQATKCPEIGEPNAMCIATSTKEGRPSARMVLLKGYCDEGFRFFTNYESRKGGELESNPYACLCFYWEPINRQIRIEGNVERIPYQSSCDYFHSRPKSSQIGAIVSRQSTAVPDRNYLRQKNVELEEKYKDTDVPMPDYWGGYIVKPYMIEFWQGQTNRLHDRIVFTRPKNGESVLEEHQHHAEAGWVYQRLSP